Proteins encoded by one window of Sphingomonas ginkgonis:
- a CDS encoding DNA polymerase III subunit gamma/tau, whose amino-acid sequence MNDESPGLGLDLPEPAAPAAASPYRVLARKYRPQNFHELIGQDAMVRTLGNAIASGRIAHAFLLTGVRGVGKTSTARLVAKALNCIGPDGQGGPTIDPCGVCEPCRAITEGRFIDVIEMDAASNTGVDDVREIIESVRYAAVSARYKIYIIDEVHMLTKNAFNALLKTLEEPPPHVKFLFATTEVAKVPVTVLSRCQRFDLRRIPAEALAAHFARVAAAEQIDVEPEALAVVARAAEGSARDGLSILDQAIAHGSGTITATEVRQMLGLADRGRVRDLFAALLAGDAGAVLGQLDEAYSLGIDPASLMRGLMETVHTVTRAKAGGAGDVLQSAEEREAAGEWAGRLGWAVLHRLWQMMLKGLSDIGQAPDPHEAAAMALLRLVHAAELPDPAAVLGRLQNGEAVAAVLSRQASAPASAPVAEVRPAAPPPVEPAQPRNLREVIELVEKEGRALLAQQLHDQVGLVRLAPGELVVHPQRPLGSDWARDLAAVLKAASGSTWAVSLSDDAAEPSLLDQDRIAEQRARDAVLAEPMVAAVFASFPDATLTSIIAKEA is encoded by the coding sequence ATGAACGACGAATCGCCCGGGCTCGGGCTTGATCTTCCGGAACCTGCCGCACCGGCCGCCGCGTCGCCCTACCGGGTGCTCGCCCGCAAATATCGTCCGCAGAACTTCCACGAGCTGATCGGCCAGGATGCCATGGTCCGGACGCTGGGCAACGCGATCGCCTCGGGGCGGATCGCCCATGCCTTCCTGCTGACCGGCGTCCGCGGGGTAGGCAAGACCTCGACCGCGCGGCTGGTCGCCAAGGCGCTCAACTGCATCGGCCCGGACGGGCAGGGTGGGCCGACGATCGATCCCTGCGGGGTCTGCGAGCCGTGCCGGGCGATCACGGAGGGCCGCTTCATCGACGTCATCGAGATGGACGCCGCCTCCAACACCGGGGTCGACGACGTCCGCGAGATCATCGAGAGCGTGCGCTACGCGGCGGTCTCGGCGCGCTACAAGATCTACATCATCGACGAAGTGCACATGCTCACCAAGAACGCCTTCAACGCGCTGTTGAAGACGCTTGAGGAGCCGCCGCCGCACGTGAAGTTCCTGTTCGCCACCACCGAGGTCGCCAAGGTGCCGGTGACGGTCCTCTCGCGCTGCCAGCGCTTCGACCTTCGGCGAATCCCCGCCGAGGCCCTCGCGGCCCATTTCGCGCGGGTCGCCGCGGCCGAGCAGATCGACGTCGAGCCCGAGGCACTCGCCGTGGTCGCCCGCGCGGCCGAGGGATCCGCCCGCGACGGCCTGTCGATACTCGACCAGGCAATCGCGCACGGCTCGGGAACGATCACGGCGACCGAGGTTAGGCAGATGCTCGGCCTCGCCGACCGAGGCCGGGTGCGTGACCTGTTCGCCGCCTTGCTCGCGGGCGACGCAGGCGCGGTGCTCGGCCAGCTGGACGAAGCCTATTCGCTGGGGATCGACCCGGCCTCGCTGATGCGAGGGTTGATGGAGACGGTTCACACGGTGACCCGCGCCAAGGCGGGCGGCGCCGGTGACGTGCTCCAGTCGGCCGAGGAGCGCGAGGCCGCGGGCGAGTGGGCCGGGCGGCTCGGATGGGCCGTGCTGCACCGGCTCTGGCAGATGATGCTCAAGGGCCTTTCCGACATCGGCCAGGCGCCCGACCCGCACGAGGCCGCCGCGATGGCGCTGCTGCGCCTGGTCCATGCCGCCGAGCTGCCCGATCCTGCGGCCGTTCTCGGCCGACTGCAGAACGGAGAAGCGGTCGCGGCGGTGCTCTCGCGACAGGCTTCCGCCCCGGCGTCGGCGCCGGTCGCCGAGGTTCGTCCCGCCGCCCCTCCGCCGGTCGAGCCGGCCCAGCCACGAAACCTCCGCGAAGTCATCGAACTGGTCGAGAAAGAGGGACGGGCGCTGTTAGCGCAGCAGCTCCACGACCAGGTCGGGCTGGTGAGGCTCGCGCCGGGCGAGCTGGTCGTCCACCCCCAGCGGCCGCTCGGCTCGGACTGGGCGCGCGATCTCGCCGCGGTGCTGAAGGCGGCCAGCGGCTCCACCTGGGCCGTCAGCCTATCGGACGATGCCGCCGAGCCCTCGCTGCTCGACCAAGATCGGATCGCCGAACAGCGCGCCCGGGATGCCGTGCTGGCGGAACCAATGGTGGCAGCAGTGTTTGCATCTTTTCCGGACGCCACGCTAACGTCCATCATCGCCAAAGAGGCCTGA
- a CDS encoding YbaB/EbfC family nucleoid-associated protein produces MPDFNAIMEMAQNAQAELQKAQDNLDKIEVEGSAGGGLVKVRASAKGRIIAVDIDESLLQPSEKTMVEDLVAAALNDARSKADAAAGDEMQKISAGIPVPPGFKLPF; encoded by the coding sequence ATGCCAGACTTCAACGCCATCATGGAAATGGCCCAGAACGCCCAGGCTGAGTTGCAGAAGGCTCAGGACAATCTCGACAAGATCGAGGTCGAGGGAAGCGCCGGTGGCGGACTGGTCAAGGTGCGCGCGAGTGCCAAGGGACGCATCATCGCGGTCGACATCGACGAGAGCCTGCTGCAACCGTCCGAGAAGACGATGGTCGAGGACCTCGTTGCGGCCGCGCTGAACGACGCTCGTTCCAAGGCGGACGCCGCCGCCGGCGACGAGATGCAGAAGATCAGCGCGGGCATCCCGGTACCCCCCGGGTTTAAACTGCCGTTCTAA
- a CDS encoding long-chain fatty acid--CoA ligase, whose protein sequence is MQEWPLRLMRLVDHAERANARQEIVSSWPDGRVTRTSWGQVAHDARRMAQALQRLGMRKGDRIATLAMNHDRHLVGWYGAAGMGGVLHTLNPRLSDEHLVFIANHAEDRVLVYDRSFAPLVSRLKPFWRTIEHYICFDDEFPAWLDAETGDYAWVGGDERDPCGLCYTSGTTGEPKGVLYEHRSTVLHALAEIQPDCFDLSARSVVAPIVPMFHANAWGIPWAAPLTGCKLVLSADFDPGRIAELFREEAVTHSAAVPTVWLEMIKHVEETGASLGSLEKVTIGGSAAPRAMIDWFRRRGITVGHAWGMTELSPIGTLAGPPAEWDMMTDIEQLDYAARQGRTLFGVELRTVDDQGRELPRDGVSSGMLQARGAWVVQRYFKAPADAIDADGWFDTGDVATLHPDGSMQITDRAKDVIKSGGEWISSIELENAAVGCPGVAEAAAIGLPHPKWDERPLLCIVRQPESRLSEAQVRAHLVGRIPRWWLPDAIEFVDSLPHTATGKLSKKDLREQFADYVFPGAERMIGRA, encoded by the coding sequence ATGCAGGAATGGCCGCTGCGCCTGATGCGGCTGGTCGATCATGCCGAGCGTGCCAACGCCCGCCAAGAGATCGTGTCTTCCTGGCCGGATGGACGGGTGACCCGCACCAGCTGGGGGCAAGTCGCGCACGATGCCCGGCGGATGGCGCAGGCACTCCAGCGGCTGGGCATGCGCAAGGGCGACCGGATCGCGACCCTGGCGATGAACCATGATCGCCACCTCGTCGGCTGGTACGGCGCGGCCGGGATGGGCGGCGTCCTTCACACCCTCAATCCTCGCCTCTCGGACGAGCACCTCGTCTTCATCGCCAACCATGCCGAGGACCGGGTCCTCGTGTACGACCGCAGCTTCGCGCCGCTCGTGTCGCGGCTGAAGCCGTTCTGGCGGACGATCGAGCATTACATCTGCTTCGATGACGAGTTCCCGGCCTGGCTCGACGCCGAGACGGGCGATTACGCCTGGGTGGGCGGCGACGAGCGCGACCCCTGCGGCCTCTGCTACACCAGCGGGACGACCGGCGAGCCCAAGGGCGTGCTCTACGAGCACCGCTCGACCGTCCTCCACGCGCTGGCCGAGATCCAGCCCGACTGCTTCGACCTGTCGGCCCGCTCCGTGGTGGCGCCGATCGTTCCCATGTTCCACGCCAATGCGTGGGGCATTCCGTGGGCGGCGCCGCTGACCGGCTGCAAGCTCGTCCTTTCGGCGGACTTCGATCCCGGCCGGATCGCCGAGCTGTTCCGGGAGGAGGCCGTCACACACAGCGCCGCGGTCCCGACCGTCTGGCTCGAGATGATCAAGCATGTCGAGGAAACGGGGGCCAGCCTCGGATCGCTGGAGAAGGTCACAATCGGCGGTTCGGCAGCGCCGCGCGCGATGATCGACTGGTTCCGCCGCCGCGGGATCACGGTCGGCCATGCCTGGGGAATGACCGAGCTGTCGCCAATTGGCACGCTCGCCGGGCCGCCTGCCGAATGGGACATGATGACCGATATCGAGCAGCTCGACTATGCCGCCCGGCAGGGGCGGACGCTGTTCGGGGTCGAGCTCCGCACCGTCGATGACCAGGGCCGCGAACTGCCGCGTGACGGGGTCAGCAGCGGCATGCTTCAGGCGCGCGGCGCCTGGGTGGTCCAGCGCTACTTTAAGGCTCCGGCCGACGCTATCGACGCGGACGGCTGGTTCGACACCGGCGACGTCGCCACGCTCCACCCCGACGGCTCGATGCAGATCACCGACCGGGCCAAGGACGTCATTAAGTCCGGGGGCGAGTGGATCAGCTCGATCGAGCTGGAGAATGCGGCGGTGGGCTGCCCGGGCGTGGCCGAGGCCGCCGCGATCGGTCTTCCGCATCCCAAGTGGGACGAGCGCCCCTTGCTCTGCATCGTCCGTCAGCCGGAGAGCCGGCTGTCCGAGGCGCAGGTCCGCGCGCATCTCGTCGGCCGGATCCCGCGCTGGTGGCTGCCCGACGCGATCGAGTTCGTCGACTCGCTGCCGCACACCGCCACGGGGAAGCTCAGCAAGAAGGATCTTCGCGAGCAGTTCGCCGACTATGTGTTCCCCGGCGCCGAGCGGATGATCGGGCGCGCCTAG